A region of the Roseiflexus sp. RS-1 genome:
CCGATTGCGAGTTGCAGCGTCAGTTGAAACTGATCTGGAACAAAGAGTGGCCCCTCTCACCGATCACCTACGCCTTTTTGCAGCACCTGACCGATCAGTATCCTGCAATTCACGCTGCGCTCACCATCTCCAGGCGTCATTTGAGGGCGAATAGAACACTTGGGCGATAGTGGGAAACCGGCATCGGGGCGCCCCGCTCACAGGAATAGATGTTTTGCCCCTGCGTGCCATCTCACGTTTCAGGCATCAGGACGCTAAAAACCTCCTTCTCCCTGTGTGAGAGAAGGGGCAGGGGGGATGAGGGGCAAAAGGCGCGGGAATGCAGAAAACCACATCATCATGCGGGCCCCGGAGTGGCGTCCATCGCCTCTTCCTGGTTGAGCAGCCCGCCGGTTGCGTCGAATGCGGGCTGAAAGCCCGCGCACCCTGGCTCTGGCGAGCAGCCCGCCAGTCGTGCCCGATGTGGGCTGGAAACCCGCGCACCCTGGCAATTCAGGCAGGATGCTGGGGGAATAGAGAGTAGACCGAAATTCATTTCGGTCGCCGTGTGGGGGGCGCGATTCTGGGAGCGTTCAACCTCATCTAATTGACTCAACCTCTATGGGAACTGCTATAGATGCGAGATGGCATCCAGATCTGGCATAAGAACGTGCTACGATCGTCTCCGCCGCAGCAGGAGAATGCCGGGCTATTTCAGCATCGCTGCCAGCGTGTAGATAAAGCCCATAGCGCCGAGCATCGTAAAAAAGCCTCCAAATCCAAGTAAGGCATATGGTACCACCCATGCTTCCCACGAATCGATCAATGCCAGCTGTGGCGTTTGCGGGTCGTAACGTACCTTGACGACATCACCGATGCGGTGTATCGGCGGATTGCCGCCAGACCTGCCCTCGAAGCGAATAACGTCTCCTCTGAACGTGCGAAACTCCACGACCGGGTAGTAGATCGTTTCTTCTTCGTTATCGTCATCTGAGGTTTCAGTACGTGCGATAAAGTCGACTACCCTGCCCTCCGTTAGAAGCATTGCGGCGATCTGGTTCTGGGTCGAGTTATACACATACGTTCCCAGGAACAGGAAACCTGATCCAATGACAAGCACAACCAGTCTGACCAGAAGATCGCGGATGCGATTGGTAGAGCGTGCTTTCGCGTTCAATTGCTTTCCTCCGTGCTGTGGTACAGCGGCATCTGGCGCTCACACAAGAAAAGCCTGCGGAAGAAACCGGTAAGGGCGGGGCGCGGCGGCGCTCTCATTTGTCGGGCGCTCAGGCATCGGTGTCAGGCGTTGTTGA
Encoded here:
- a CDS encoding DUF3592 domain-containing protein; translated protein: MNAKARSTNRIRDLLVRLVVLVIGSGFLFLGTYVYNSTQNQIAAMLLTEGRVVDFIARTETSDDDNEEETIYYPVVEFRTFRGDVIRFEGRSGGNPPIHRIGDVVKVRYDPQTPQLALIDSWEAWVVPYALLGFGGFFTMLGAMGFIYTLAAMLK